A part of Thiomicrorhabdus sediminis genomic DNA contains:
- a CDS encoding YeeE/YedE family protein: MELLTAFWPYYIGILALAVIFGFTAQRSAFCPVGGMRDWMSQKQFARLGTYFGAIAAAMIFTSIVEGAGWVDLSQTMPPYRSAEFSWGRYIIGGFIFGFGMVLAAGCGMRNLVRVGQGSFKAVWLVALMSLMAYLITRTDFYANWVLPIVSPLSVTFEQSGAQDLASIVSGKSEYTATLRWILGVLIGLGVFFWLLKSSTFKQAKPIATALIIGGVITAGYSLTGGTYAEYIQGEASFMDTPPAGLGTQSFTFAAPMGDVVYWLSETHWALVSFGVIAVLGMVIGSAISSLLQGSFKLEGFSSGRDFIISSLGALLVGFGAVLAMGCSIGHGLSGSATLALGSFVALVSILAGAYTGIRLESRWQ, translated from the coding sequence ATGGAATTATTAACGGCATTCTGGCCTTATTACATTGGTATATTGGCATTAGCAGTAATCTTCGGGTTTACCGCTCAACGCAGTGCGTTTTGTCCTGTCGGTGGTATGCGTGATTGGATGAGTCAAAAACAATTTGCCCGTTTAGGAACTTATTTCGGCGCAATAGCAGCGGCCATGATTTTCACATCGATTGTTGAGGGTGCCGGCTGGGTAGATCTTTCACAGACGATGCCTCCGTATCGCAGTGCTGAATTTAGTTGGGGACGCTATATCATTGGCGGGTTCATTTTCGGCTTCGGCATGGTTTTAGCGGCTGGATGCGGGATGCGTAATCTGGTACGTGTTGGACAAGGAAGCTTTAAAGCCGTGTGGCTGGTTGCATTGATGTCTCTGATGGCCTATTTGATAACACGCACAGATTTTTATGCAAATTGGGTCTTGCCAATTGTATCTCCGTTGAGCGTAACTTTTGAACAAAGCGGTGCGCAAGATCTTGCCAGCATCGTCAGTGGCAAAAGTGAGTACACAGCTACATTGCGTTGGATTTTGGGTGTATTAATCGGCCTTGGCGTCTTCTTCTGGTTGCTAAAATCCTCTACATTTAAACAGGCTAAGCCAATCGCAACGGCTTTGATTATTGGTGGTGTGATTACAGCAGGATATAGCCTTACAGGTGGTACTTATGCTGAGTATATTCAAGGTGAGGCGTCTTTTATGGATACTCCACCAGCGGGACTAGGCACTCAATCATTTACGTTTGCCGCTCCGATGGGCGATGTCGTTTACTGGCTATCTGAAACGCATTGGGCGTTAGTAAGTTTTGGCGTAATTGCTGTATTAGGCATGGTCATTGGCTCGGCTATCAGCTCGCTACTTCAAGGAAGCTTTAAATTGGAAGGCTTTTCATCAGGCAGAGACTTTATCATTTCAAGCCTTGGAGCCTTGTTGGTTGGATTTGGCGCTGTATTGGCAATGGGATGCTCAATCGGTCATGGTCTTTCCGGCTCGGCGACGCTTGCTTTAGGGTCATTTGTCGCCTTAGTATCTATCCTCGCTGGCGCTTATACAGGTATTCGTTTAGAGTCACGTTGGCAATAA
- a CDS encoding MFS transporter, with product MSLTSNIEHGIHVNLQQIIQQLIQVFLVGLTIGMTRTVVPGLAESEFGLVAQAFMSLALFVVIFGLVKAIMNLLAGHLSDRFGRRRLLIAGWLLAIPVPLLIFYAQSWAWILWAMVFLGLNQGLCWSMSLNSKLDLAKASQKGLINGFNEFSGYAAVGIAGWITAYLAEQYGAREALLGFGLVVIGLGLFLALWKVIDTHPWSKLHQEVHREALAAKGETVSNEPVSLKSMMIYATFKQKELMALNQAGLVEKFIDALVWVFMPVFLMSQAQTLIQASAIIAIYGVVWGASQLITGPLSDKWGRRGLIVGGFWLCGISSLLFVWVESVWAWSLLAAAMGFGMAMLYPTLGAAVADVSEPKWRASILGIYRFWRDFGYAAGALLMGILAFYTESIVWPFYFVGVMMLLSGLWVKLALKPNEA from the coding sequence ATGTCTCTCACTTCAAACATCGAACACGGCATCCATGTCAACCTACAGCAAATCATTCAGCAGTTGATACAGGTGTTTCTTGTTGGCCTAACCATTGGAATGACCCGCACCGTTGTGCCGGGACTAGCAGAAAGTGAGTTTGGACTCGTAGCACAAGCTTTTATGAGTTTGGCTTTGTTTGTCGTAATCTTTGGGCTTGTTAAAGCCATTATGAATTTGCTGGCCGGTCATCTTAGTGACCGTTTTGGCCGTCGCCGCTTATTGATTGCTGGTTGGCTTCTAGCTATACCTGTCCCACTTCTAATTTTTTATGCTCAATCGTGGGCATGGATATTATGGGCGATGGTTTTTCTGGGGCTTAACCAAGGTTTGTGTTGGTCAATGTCTCTTAACAGCAAACTGGATTTGGCAAAAGCAAGCCAGAAAGGTTTGATCAACGGATTTAACGAATTCTCAGGTTACGCAGCAGTAGGTATTGCTGGCTGGATTACTGCCTATTTGGCGGAACAGTATGGTGCTCGCGAGGCGTTACTCGGATTTGGGTTAGTTGTCATCGGTCTTGGGTTATTTCTAGCATTATGGAAAGTAATCGATACCCACCCATGGTCAAAATTGCATCAAGAAGTTCACCGAGAGGCCTTGGCAGCTAAAGGCGAAACCGTCAGTAATGAGCCGGTTTCACTGAAAAGTATGATGATTTATGCCACATTCAAGCAAAAAGAGCTGATGGCCCTCAATCAGGCAGGGCTTGTAGAGAAATTCATTGATGCACTGGTATGGGTTTTTATGCCGGTATTCTTAATGAGTCAAGCTCAAACTCTAATTCAAGCCAGCGCAATTATCGCTATTTATGGTGTGGTATGGGGTGCATCACAGTTGATTACCGGACCTCTATCCGATAAATGGGGGCGCCGTGGATTAATCGTAGGAGGCTTTTGGCTTTGCGGAATCAGTAGCCTCTTATTTGTCTGGGTTGAAAGCGTTTGGGCATGGTCATTATTGGCGGCTGCAATGGGCTTTGGAATGGCCATGCTTTACCCGACATTGGGTGCCGCTGTGGCGGATGTTAGCGAACCTAAATGGCGAGCCAGTATTTTGGGAATTTATCGTTTTTGGCGTGATTTTGGTTACGCAGCAGGAGCTTTACTAATGGGGATCTTGGCGTTCTATACTGAATCGATCGTTTGGCCTTTCTATTTCGTGGGCGTAATGATGTTATTGTCCGGCCTGTGGGTCAAACTTGCGTTAAAACCTAATGAGGCGTAA
- a CDS encoding MBL fold metallo-hydrolase, translating to MFLFQHTPASEPGSLSYLLGCVGQGLGIAVDVHQDEIDLYLDVAEKKGIKIAYVIDTHVHADHYSGGYELAQRSGGQYALHKDSPAQCDFMPLDDRQIVKAGNVEVDVMYTPGHTDDSIILMVTDRSRADEPWFLVTGHTLFVGSVGRPDLHGREEEMANKLYDSIHGRILPLSDTMEILPGAQAGSVCGAGISGKPMSTLGFEKRYNATLKLDREAFVKQVAGTVLPEPDAMKGIVAFNLNPSQKS from the coding sequence ATGTTTTTATTTCAGCATACGCCGGCATCAGAACCGGGTTCTTTGTCTTATCTGTTAGGTTGTGTTGGCCAAGGTTTAGGCATTGCTGTAGATGTTCATCAAGATGAAATTGATTTGTATTTGGATGTGGCGGAGAAAAAGGGCATCAAAATAGCCTACGTTATCGATACACATGTTCATGCAGATCACTATTCTGGAGGCTATGAGTTAGCACAAAGAAGTGGTGGGCAATACGCCTTGCACAAAGATTCTCCTGCACAGTGCGATTTTATGCCACTGGATGACCGTCAAATCGTGAAAGCTGGAAACGTAGAAGTCGACGTCATGTATACACCGGGACATACGGATGACAGCATTATATTAATGGTGACAGACCGTTCCCGAGCAGACGAGCCTTGGTTTCTGGTAACGGGTCACACATTGTTTGTAGGCAGTGTCGGGCGTCCGGATCTTCACGGAAGAGAAGAGGAAATGGCCAATAAGCTATACGACTCTATTCACGGACGTATCCTGCCTCTGTCGGACACCATGGAAATTCTGCCAGGGGCTCAAGCAGGCAGTGTATGCGGTGCAGGCATCAGCGGGAAACCTATGTCTACCCTTGGTTTTGAAAAACGTTACAACGCTACGCTAAAGCTGGACCGTGAAGCGTTTGTAAAACAGGTCGCGGGAACAGTTCTACCAGAGCCGGACGCGATGAAAGGCATTGTGGCCTTCAATCTTAACCCTAGCCAAAAATCATAA
- a CDS encoding ArsR/SmtB family transcription factor: MSSQPLKRNLFEQLAQVSKSLGQANRLMILDILTQGECDVDTLHQKLGLSVANVSKHLQNLKQAGLVKNRREGLRIIYALSDDSVFRLIVSLREVAETQLEEMQSLLAEHIKPDTPFEPISLQALKKMQLSDQPFTLLDVRPQDEFSAGHLPSAINIPIDELPKSISQLNPQQPVIIYCRGPYCMWSQQAIETLHAKGYEAQRLIEGYPEWQAREVK; this comes from the coding sequence ATGTCATCTCAACCACTTAAACGCAATTTATTTGAGCAACTTGCACAGGTGAGTAAATCCTTGGGTCAAGCTAATCGTCTGATGATTCTGGATATACTTACACAGGGTGAGTGCGATGTAGATACTCTCCATCAAAAACTGGGGCTGAGTGTTGCCAATGTTTCGAAGCATTTACAGAATCTCAAGCAGGCTGGTTTGGTAAAAAACCGTCGCGAAGGTCTACGCATCATTTACGCCTTAAGTGACGACTCTGTGTTTCGCTTAATTGTAAGCCTTCGAGAGGTTGCTGAAACCCAACTGGAAGAAATGCAGTCATTATTAGCCGAACACATCAAGCCAGATACACCGTTTGAACCTATTTCTTTGCAAGCTTTAAAAAAAATGCAACTCTCCGATCAGCCTTTTACATTGCTTGATGTGCGCCCACAGGACGAATTTTCAGCGGGACATCTTCCCAGTGCTATCAATATACCTATTGATGAATTGCCAAAAAGTATTTCTCAGCTGAACCCGCAGCAACCGGTCATCATCTATTGTCGTGGGCCTTATTGTATGTGGTCACAGCAGGCTATCGAAACCCTACATGCAAAGGGGTATGAGGCCCAACGTTTGATTGAAGGTTATCCAGAGTGGCAAGCTCGAGAAGTGAAATAA
- a CDS encoding class I SAM-dependent methyltransferase codes for MKVPQSDMPEQDLWESFFDPTGLMQTLLPDAYLAGDVAELGAGYGTFTEALMESVKGKIHAYDIEPEICSALQARFNDFTPDRLQIHCKDVLSEGTGMDSGSLSLVTAFNLLHFGNPQRLLSHVYDILDSGGHLLIIHWRSDIETPRGPDLALRPTPETVNQWCLEAGFNLVRNPDISDSCPWHFAVIATK; via the coding sequence ATGAAAGTTCCGCAAAGCGACATGCCAGAACAAGATTTATGGGAAAGCTTTTTTGACCCTACCGGACTGATGCAAACACTTCTACCAGATGCATATCTGGCAGGAGATGTAGCTGAACTCGGTGCGGGTTATGGCACCTTTACCGAGGCTTTGATGGAATCTGTTAAAGGAAAAATCCATGCCTATGATATTGAGCCTGAAATATGTTCAGCTTTGCAAGCGCGGTTTAATGATTTCACTCCAGATAGATTGCAGATTCATTGTAAGGATGTCTTATCAGAGGGGACTGGAATGGATTCTGGTTCGCTTAGTTTGGTAACGGCATTTAACTTGTTACACTTTGGCAATCCTCAGCGTTTATTAAGCCATGTTTATGACATCTTAGATTCAGGAGGACATCTTCTGATTATTCATTGGCGTAGCGATATTGAAACGCCCCGTGGACCCGATTTAGCGTTACGACCAACTCCTGAAACTGTGAATCAGTGGTGTCTGGAAGCTGGATTCAATCTGGTTCGAAACCCAGACATTAGTGATAGCTGTCCGTGGCACTTTGCGGTCATTGCAACTAAATAG
- a CDS encoding TolC family protein, with protein sequence MKTSSFRPTLWKITVVLSVCLCSKSALAIEPLSDITLKQAIKNTLDNNPELKEYPFKIRYQKALSRQAEIKPTPQISLEIENILGTQNYSLGEQSEITLTLSQNFELGEKLFHRLALSQSKEDSNHLEFELAKLDIAAETSRRFYEVVYLQQLSRLINENLSKQKLLYKKINRLAQEGIADPVDQSRIKLLLKQSNHHLLSISKQNDLAKIRLSAMWQSDIDFDNAVGLFDSNFHTPSKAGLLNKIETSPSQLHYLALQRMADNNLKLEKAKGVQDITFGVGIKHKNSDAAQTINFGMSMPLAFNNPNQGRIEAAKIKLQESRTLQKESTQKLKLKITEYWMSLKNIEASLQDIDSQLVPESEKLLTTSLAAYQRGTTSLLQVMEAQQILFELRTKQLDLNKQRQLVLLEIERLVGTQPIAQ encoded by the coding sequence ATGAAAACGAGTTCGTTTAGACCCACGTTATGGAAAATAACTGTGGTCTTATCTGTTTGCTTATGCTCAAAATCAGCTCTAGCGATTGAACCTTTAAGCGATATAACACTTAAGCAAGCTATAAAAAATACTTTAGACAATAATCCGGAGTTAAAAGAATATCCCTTTAAAATTCGCTACCAGAAAGCGCTTTCTAGACAAGCGGAAATTAAGCCTACCCCCCAAATTTCTCTAGAAATAGAAAATATTTTGGGCACTCAAAACTATTCACTAGGTGAACAAAGTGAAATAACGCTAACTTTGAGCCAAAACTTTGAGTTGGGCGAGAAGCTTTTCCATCGTTTAGCTCTTTCTCAGTCGAAGGAAGATAGCAATCACCTTGAATTTGAGCTTGCCAAGCTAGATATAGCTGCAGAAACAAGTCGACGTTTCTATGAAGTCGTCTATCTTCAACAATTATCGAGACTAATCAACGAGAATCTTTCTAAACAAAAGTTACTTTACAAAAAAATAAATAGATTGGCCCAAGAAGGCATTGCAGATCCCGTAGATCAAAGCAGGATTAAATTACTGCTTAAACAATCTAATCACCATTTATTGTCAATCTCTAAACAAAATGACTTAGCCAAAATTCGTTTAAGTGCCATGTGGCAGAGTGATATTGACTTTGATAACGCTGTTGGTCTTTTTGATAGCAACTTTCATACACCTTCGAAAGCAGGTTTACTCAATAAAATTGAAACCTCACCTTCTCAGCTCCATTATTTAGCACTTCAACGGATGGCTGATAACAACCTAAAGCTTGAGAAGGCAAAAGGGGTTCAAGACATAACTTTTGGAGTTGGCATAAAACACAAAAATTCTGATGCAGCGCAAACTATTAACTTTGGCATGTCTATGCCTCTTGCATTCAACAATCCTAATCAGGGCCGTATAGAAGCGGCAAAAATTAAGTTACAAGAAAGTCGTACTCTGCAAAAAGAAAGTACACAAAAACTTAAATTAAAAATAACTGAATACTGGATGTCCCTGAAAAATATAGAGGCCTCGTTACAAGACATCGATAGCCAGTTGGTACCAGAATCTGAAAAGTTACTCACAACAAGTTTGGCCGCTTATCAACGCGGTACTACCTCACTATTACAGGTAATGGAAGCACAACAAATTTTGTTTGAGCTTAGAACAAAACAGCTTGATCTCAATAAGCAAAGACAACTTGTACTGCTTGAAATTGAACGGCTTGTTGGTACGCAACCTATTGCGCAATAG
- a CDS encoding efflux RND transporter periplasmic adaptor subunit — MNLKSILLAISFATAGATGYALYSQLQHHDNSTDNQNDVHGEHSGQSEHNDDVHRQDNETEMVEKKGKHGGKLLSDGKFSIEVTIHEAGVPPEMRVYAYENGQPIDLTQVELFITLDRLGGKQEVLNFKPEKDYLLGSQVIAEPHSYDVKVSAQYAGKLYEWEYESHEGRAYISDRLFAESGMQTEVVGSQTIKQKRELFGIIVVPQDQKTRVFSPYPSKVKKVHVKIGDEVQKGQILATLQNIKTLQTYTIKSSTNGLISNLWSNTGEIVQNDPLMQVSNLDKVWVELSAFPKDIARLNVGQNVVVKSLDEAHQVSSTLDYLSPTMTDGHIARARTVIDNSSGYWKPGMHIKAQVTVGEKKAPLAINQKGLQSFRSMPVVFAKYGNDYEVRMLELGEEDEHYIEVLGGIEPGTEYATENSFLVKADALKSGASHDH; from the coding sequence ATGAATTTAAAATCGATACTACTAGCAATCTCTTTTGCTACCGCTGGCGCAACGGGATATGCGTTATATTCACAACTTCAGCATCACGATAATAGTACAGACAATCAAAATGACGTTCATGGAGAGCATTCAGGCCAAAGTGAGCATAATGATGATGTGCACAGACAAGATAATGAAACCGAAATGGTGGAAAAAAAAGGGAAGCATGGAGGCAAGCTGCTGTCTGATGGAAAATTCTCGATCGAAGTGACCATTCATGAAGCAGGCGTTCCACCGGAAATGAGGGTCTATGCATATGAAAATGGTCAACCTATTGATTTAACACAAGTTGAACTTTTCATCACATTGGATCGCCTCGGTGGTAAGCAAGAGGTTTTGAACTTTAAGCCTGAAAAGGATTACTTATTGGGTAGTCAGGTTATTGCTGAACCTCACTCATATGACGTGAAAGTTTCAGCTCAATATGCTGGCAAGCTATATGAATGGGAATATGAAAGCCATGAAGGGCGAGCTTACATTTCGGATCGTTTGTTTGCTGAATCAGGTATGCAAACAGAGGTCGTTGGATCACAAACCATTAAGCAAAAAAGAGAACTTTTTGGAATTATTGTGGTGCCTCAAGATCAGAAAACAAGAGTATTTTCACCGTACCCCAGTAAAGTTAAAAAAGTGCACGTAAAAATTGGGGATGAAGTTCAAAAAGGGCAAATATTAGCGACCTTACAAAACATTAAAACATTGCAGACATATACGATAAAAAGCAGTACTAATGGCCTGATCAGCAACCTGTGGTCAAATACTGGCGAAATCGTTCAAAACGATCCTTTAATGCAAGTGTCAAATCTAGACAAGGTATGGGTTGAACTATCCGCTTTCCCGAAAGACATCGCGCGTTTAAACGTAGGACAAAATGTCGTGGTTAAATCCTTGGATGAGGCTCACCAAGTTTCAAGCACGTTGGACTATCTATCACCGACGATGACTGATGGTCATATCGCACGCGCTAGAACGGTGATTGATAATTCTTCAGGTTATTGGAAGCCTGGAATGCATATTAAAGCGCAAGTGACCGTTGGTGAAAAAAAGGCCCCCCTTGCTATTAATCAAAAAGGTCTGCAGAGTTTTAGAAGCATGCCCGTTGTATTTGCAAAATACGGTAATGATTATGAAGTGAGAATGCTTGAGCTTGGCGAAGAAGATGAGCACTACATTGAGGTACTGGGAGGGATAGAACCCGGCACTGAGTATGCCACTGAAAACAGCTTTTTAGTCAAAGCAGACGCGTTGAAAAGCGGCGCGTCTCATGACCACTAA
- a CDS encoding efflux RND transporter permease subunit: MIHFLTKFSVEKRWLIMMFTLLLVGLGIYNAQKLPMDAVPDITNVQVMINTEADGFTPLEVEQRITFLVETAMSGIPNLDYTRSLSRYGLSQVTVIFKEGTDIYWARQQISERLQQVNLPQGLKPSMGPIASGLGEIFTYAIVAQEQAKKPDGSNYTAEDLKIIQDWIIRPQMVKVPGITEINTVGGHERQYQVAPNPEKLLAFKVTLEQVMDALYKNNQNIGSGYIEKNGEQWLVRSAGQLKTLEDIENLTVAKLDDAPVNLKDVATVSIANPLRTGAATLNGQETVLGTAFMLLGENSRTVAKAIANKLEEVNLSLPPGVVAEPLYNRTTLVDKTIATVEKNLFEGAVLVIVILFLFLGNVRAAIITALIIPLSMLFAISGMAANRVSGNLMSLGAIDFGLIVDGAVIVTENALLRLGQQQKKLGRLLSLQERFEVIINSTREVFQPAVFGVFIIMLVYIPIFALSGVEGKMFEPMAFTVVAALMGALVLTVTFIPAAIAIFVKGQVQHKENLIMRGVRRGYSPLLRMAIDAPVAVVMLASSIVILASMQVNKMGVEFMPQLDEHDIALHSLRITGTGLDQSVEMQHVLEKNITKLPEVKYVFAKIGTPEVATDPMPPNIADTYLILKPKSEWPDPNKTKAEFVGELREIITQVPGNNYEITQPIEMRFNELISGVRSDVAVRIYGDDLDTLAQVGEKTSKMLQGIAGGEDVRVESTEGLPLINIEPDREHLSLIGLSIADLQNSVQLAINGQQTGWIYEGDRRFKLVVRLDETYRTDPRAIERLPIPIPNSDNQELKYVPLGEVAEVQITEGPSKINRQNGKRNIVITANVRDRDLGSYVEEVKSSIQENLILPSGYWIEYDGTYKQLQSAQERLSWIIPLVLLMILGLLYNAFNSMRDALIIFTAIPLALSGGLFALELRDMPLSLSAMVGFIALSGIAVLNGVVLLSFIRQLRDKGLDLLTAIQDGVSQRLRPVLMTALVASLGFIPMALNSGAGAEVQKPLATVVIGGIMTSTLLTLVVLPALYQLVYSFKKIKLTK, encoded by the coding sequence ATGATACATTTTTTAACAAAGTTCTCTGTAGAGAAACGTTGGTTGATTATGATGTTCACCCTGTTACTGGTTGGATTAGGAATCTATAACGCACAAAAACTTCCTATGGATGCCGTGCCTGACATTACTAATGTTCAGGTAATGATCAATACAGAAGCGGATGGCTTCACCCCATTGGAAGTTGAACAGCGCATCACTTTTTTAGTTGAAACAGCGATGTCCGGTATTCCTAATTTAGACTATACTCGCTCACTTTCGCGATATGGCTTGTCGCAGGTAACGGTCATTTTCAAAGAAGGTACAGACATCTACTGGGCCAGACAGCAAATTAGTGAACGTTTACAACAAGTCAATCTGCCACAAGGCCTGAAACCGTCAATGGGACCGATAGCAAGCGGATTAGGAGAAATCTTTACCTATGCTATCGTTGCTCAAGAACAGGCCAAGAAACCGGATGGTTCCAATTACACCGCTGAAGATCTGAAAATCATCCAAGATTGGATTATCCGACCTCAAATGGTTAAGGTACCAGGGATAACTGAAATCAATACCGTAGGTGGTCATGAACGTCAGTATCAAGTTGCACCAAATCCCGAGAAGTTACTCGCCTTCAAAGTGACGCTTGAACAAGTAATGGATGCTCTCTATAAGAACAACCAAAACATAGGTTCAGGTTATATCGAGAAGAATGGTGAGCAATGGTTAGTTCGTTCTGCAGGGCAATTAAAAACGCTGGAAGATATTGAGAATTTAACGGTGGCAAAACTTGATGATGCCCCTGTAAATTTAAAAGATGTCGCTACCGTTAGCATTGCTAATCCGCTTCGAACGGGTGCTGCGACTTTAAATGGTCAAGAGACGGTGTTGGGAACAGCTTTCATGCTACTGGGTGAAAACAGTCGAACGGTAGCTAAAGCGATTGCAAACAAACTGGAAGAGGTTAACTTAAGTTTGCCTCCCGGTGTGGTTGCAGAGCCTCTTTATAACCGTACTACACTGGTTGATAAAACTATTGCAACAGTAGAAAAGAACCTTTTCGAAGGTGCGGTTTTAGTTATTGTTATCCTTTTCCTGTTTTTAGGAAATGTTCGTGCCGCAATTATCACTGCTTTAATCATTCCGTTGAGTATGTTATTTGCCATATCTGGCATGGCTGCAAACCGAGTATCTGGAAACTTGATGAGTCTTGGCGCAATTGACTTTGGGTTGATTGTTGATGGTGCGGTCATAGTGACAGAAAATGCACTATTACGGCTAGGACAACAACAGAAAAAATTAGGTCGATTACTCAGCTTGCAAGAACGGTTTGAAGTCATTATCAACAGCACTCGAGAAGTATTTCAACCAGCGGTATTTGGTGTTTTCATCATCATGCTTGTTTATATCCCGATATTCGCTCTTAGCGGTGTTGAAGGCAAAATGTTTGAACCTATGGCCTTTACCGTTGTTGCCGCATTGATGGGTGCTTTAGTACTGACTGTCACCTTTATTCCCGCAGCAATTGCCATTTTTGTTAAAGGGCAAGTTCAACATAAAGAAAACCTGATTATGCGTGGCGTACGACGAGGTTATTCTCCACTTCTTCGCATGGCAATAGACGCTCCTGTAGCCGTTGTTATGTTAGCCAGTTCAATTGTGATTTTGGCAAGCATGCAGGTTAATAAAATGGGCGTTGAGTTTATGCCTCAACTAGATGAGCATGACATAGCGCTACACTCCTTAAGAATTACTGGAACAGGATTAGATCAGTCTGTTGAAATGCAACATGTGCTAGAAAAAAACATTACGAAACTGCCAGAAGTAAAGTATGTTTTTGCCAAGATTGGTACCCCAGAAGTCGCCACTGATCCTATGCCGCCAAATATCGCGGATACGTATTTGATTCTCAAGCCTAAATCCGAATGGCCTGATCCAAATAAAACAAAAGCAGAGTTTGTTGGTGAATTACGAGAAATCATTACTCAGGTTCCGGGAAACAATTATGAAATCACTCAACCTATTGAGATGCGTTTCAATGAATTGATTTCCGGTGTCCGCTCTGATGTTGCGGTTCGTATCTATGGCGATGACTTGGATACATTGGCACAAGTTGGTGAAAAGACAAGCAAAATGCTTCAAGGGATTGCAGGTGGAGAAGATGTTCGTGTGGAATCGACCGAAGGGTTACCTCTTATTAACATTGAACCAGATAGAGAACACTTGTCTCTAATTGGTCTCAGCATTGCCGATTTACAAAATTCGGTACAACTTGCAATCAACGGTCAGCAAACGGGATGGATCTATGAAGGGGATCGACGCTTTAAATTAGTTGTCCGTCTTGACGAAACTTATCGTACAGATCCACGCGCTATCGAGCGTTTGCCAATTCCTATTCCAAACTCAGACAATCAAGAGCTGAAATATGTGCCTTTAGGAGAGGTCGCCGAGGTTCAAATCACAGAAGGCCCAAGTAAAATCAACCGTCAAAATGGCAAACGTAATATTGTCATTACAGCCAACGTCAGAGATCGTGATTTGGGTAGTTATGTCGAAGAAGTTAAATCTAGTATTCAGGAAAATCTAATATTACCTTCAGGTTACTGGATTGAATATGATGGTACTTACAAACAATTACAGTCTGCTCAAGAACGACTTTCTTGGATTATTCCGTTGGTTTTATTGATGATTTTAGGTTTGCTTTATAACGCCTTTAACTCAATGAGAGATGCTTTAATTATCTTTACTGCAATTCCACTGGCTTTGAGTGGAGGTCTCTTTGCTCTGGAATTGAGAGATATGCCTTTGTCACTTTCGGCCATGGTTGGTTTTATTGCGCTATCAGGAATAGCGGTTTTGAATGGTGTGGTTTTACTCTCCTTCATTCGACAGTTGCGAGATAAAGGTCTTGACCTATTAACCGCTATTCAAGATGGCGTTTCGCAACGCTTAAGACCTGTGTTGATGACAGCATTAGTTGCTAGCCTTGGTTTTATTCCTATGGCCCTCAACTCAGGTGCAGGTGCCGAAGTGCAAAAGCCGTTAGCAACAGTCGTTATTGGCGGCATTATGACCTCAACATTACTGACTTTAGTTGTATTACCTGCCTTATACCAACTCGTTTACTCTTTTAAAAAAATTAAACTTACAAAATAA